ATCGGTATCACGGAACGTATCGGACTTGGCCTCCTGCTGACCGCGGTGGGTGCGGCCGTCGTACCCCTGGTGCTGTTCGCTGTCCGGGGTGTTTGCGGTGATCTGGCGGCCCGCCGCTATCTGCCGGTGCTGGCCCTCGCTCCTTACGCGGTCTGGCTCGCCGCCGGGGTCGAAGGGGTGGTGGCGGTGCTCGGCGCGGCGCTGATCGCGGCCGGCGTGCACGCCTCCGACGAGCGCCGCACCGGGGTCCGGGCCGGCATCTGGGCCAGCGTGTCGGGCCTGCTCCTGGGCGTCGCGGCCCTGTTCGCCTACGGTGCACCCTGGCTCGGCCTGGCCGCGGCGTTCCTCTACTTCGCCCGGCGGCGCGCGGCCCTCAACCTGTTCACCGGCCTGGCCGCGCTGATCCCGGTGGTGGTCGCCGAGCGGCTCGGCTTCAACTGGTTCGACGGCGTGATGGACGCGCGGCACGACTTCGCGGTGCGGGTCGAGCCGCACCGCTCGGTGCTCTGGTGGAGCGGGATCAGCCTGGTCGTGCTGCTGCTGGCGGCCGGACCTGCGCTCTATGCCAGTTTGCGCAAGTCGCGCAATACGCCGGGCTGGCCGTTCCTGGTGGCGGCCGGCATCGCGGTGCTCTTCACGCTGGTGACCGGCCTCGCCCGGGGCGGCGCGGAGACGTCGTGGCTGCCGTTCTTCCCCTGGCTGACGATGGCGTCGGTGGCACCTCGCCACCAGGGCGGCGAGACGATACCGACGCCCTTGCTTCTCGTGGCGACCGGCGCCGTGACCGCGATCATCATCAAAGCGATCTTGATCTAGCGAAAAGCTAGGCGAGCTCGACGAGCTCCAGCAGGTCGTCGCTCCAGGCGTCTTCGTCGCCGTCGGGTAGCAGGATCGCCCGGTCGGGCTTGAGGGCCAGCACCGCGCCCGGGTCGTGGGTGACCAGCACGATCGCACCCGGGTAGCGGGCGATCGCGTCGAGCACCTGCTCCCGGCTGATCGGGTCGAGGTTGTTGGTCGGCTCGTCGAGCAGCAGCACGTTGGCGCCGGAACAGACCAGCGTGGCCAGCGCCAGCCGGGTCTTCTCGCCACCGGAGAGCACGCCCGCCGGCTTGCTCACGTCGTCGCCGCTGAACAGGAACGCGCCGAGGATCCGGCGCAGGTCGCCGTCGGTCTGGTCGGCCGCCGCCGAGCGCATGTGCTCGAGCACGGTGCGGTCGACGTCGAGCGTCTCGTGCTCCTGGGCGTAGTAGCCCAGCCGCAGCCCGTGCCCGGCGACCACCTCGCCGGTGTCGGGAGTGAGGATGCCGGCCAGCATCCGCAGCAGGGTGGTCTTGCCGGCACCGTTGAGGCCGAGGATGGCGACCCGGGAGCCCTTGTCGACGGCCACGTCAACATCGGTGAAGATCTCCAGCGACCCGTAAGACTTGGACAAACCAGCAGCCGTCAAGGGGGTACGCCCGCAGGGCGCCGGCTCCGGGAAGCGCACCTTGGCGACCCGGTCGTTGACCCGCTGGTCTTCGAGGCCGGAGAGCAGCTTCTCGGCCCGCTTCGCCATGTTCTGCGCGGCGACCGCCTTCGTCGCCTTGGCCCGCATCTTGTCGGCCTGGGCCTTGAGCGCGCCGGCCTTCTTCTCGGCGTTGGCCCGCTCCCGGCGGCGCCGCCGCTCGTCGGTCTCGCGCTGCTCCAGGTAGGTCTTCCAGCCGACGTTGTAGCTGTCGACCACTGATCGGTTGGCGTCGAGGTACCAGACCTTGTTGACCACCGCGTCGAGCAGCGAGACATCGTGGCTGATCACGATCAGGCCGCCCTTGTGCGCGGCCATGTAACCGCGCAGCCAGACGATCGAGTCGGCGTCGAGGTGGTTGGTGGGCTCGTCGAGGAGCAGGATGCCGGTGCCCTCCTCCCCCGCGTCCTGGAAGAGGATGCGGGCGAGTTCGATCCGGCGGCGCTGGCCACCGGAGAGGGTGCCGATGGTCTGGGCCAGCACCCGGTCGGGCAGGCCGAGGTTGGCGCAGATCCGGGCGGCCTCGGCCTCGGCCGCGTAGCCACCGAGCGACGCGAACCGCTCCTCGAGTGAGCCGTAGCGGCGGACCAGGGCGTCGGTCGGGTCCTCGGCGAGCTTGGCCTCGACGGCGTTCATCTCGGACAGCAGGGCGTCCAGGCCGCGGGCGGACAGGACCCGGTCGCGGGCGGTGACCTCGAGGTCTCCGGTACGCGGGTCCTGCGGCAGATACCCGACGACGCTGGTGCGCTCGACCGCGCCCGTGTAGGGGGTGCCCTCGCCGGCCAGGACCTTCAGGGTGGTGGTCTTGCCCGCGCCGTTGCGACCGACCAGGCCGATCCGGTCGCCGGGCTGCACCCGCAGGGTGGTGTCGGACAGCAGGATCCGCGAACCGGCGCGAAGTTCCAGCCCGGTGGCAGTGATCATCAGGAACGCTCTCTCTGTGAGGAAGGCTGACTCTGGGCACGCAAGAGCGCCGATCGGGTGGAATCCCGTCGGCGCCGGGGCAGGTCAGTCTTCGCAGAGCAGCACGGTGGAAGTGTACCGGTTGACTGGCGCGAATCCCCACCGGATTAACCGCGAAGATCATCGGGTACATCCACGCCCGTGGAACTGAACGAGAGAGCCGATGTCGACACCAGCCAGATCGAGGACCGGCGCGGCTCCGGCGGAGGAGGTGGTGGCGGCGGCCGCTTCCCCATCCCCACCAGCGGCGGCGGCATCGTCGGCCTGATCGTGACGTTGATCGCGGTGCTGGTCGGCGGTGGGTTCGGTGTGAACGCCATCACCAGCGACGAGCCGGCCGACAATGGCGCGATCCAGCAGCACTGTGACGCGGCCGACAAGCTGGAGCAGCTGGACTGCCGCAACACGCTCTACGTCAACTCGATCCAGGCGTGGTGGACCAAGCGCCTGCCGGAGAGCTTCGGCGAGCAATACCAGCCCGCGCCAACGGTGTTCTTCGACCAGCAGGTCAACACCGGCTGCGGCGCGGCCGACTCCGGCGTCGGGCCGTTCTACTGCCCGGCCGACCACAAGGTCTACATCGACCTGACCTTCTACCAGGTGCTCGCCGACCAGCTCGGTGCCAAGGGCGAGTTCGCGCAGCCCTACGTGCTGGCACACGAATACGGGCACCACATCCAGTCGCTGATCGGCACCGAGGCGACGATGCGCCGCCAGCAGGAGCGCGACCCGGGCGACGCCAACGAGCTGTCGGTCAAGCTGGAGCTACAGGCCGACTGCTACGCCGGCGCCTGGGCCAAGAACGCGACCGGCACCGCCGACGCCGACGGTGACCCGATCTTCAAGAGCATCACCGACCAGGACATCAAGGAAGGCCTGGACACGGCCGCCGCGATCGGCGACGACACCCTGCAGAAGCAGGCCGGGCAGCAGGTCAACCCGGACGCCTTCACGCACGGCACGTCGGCGCAGCGGCAGCAGTGGTTCCGCACCGGCTACGACGGCGGCGACCCGAAGGCCTGCGACACGTTCGCCAAGTAAGGCAGCTCAGCCGGCATCGAGCGGGTTGCCGCAGACCCGCCAGGTGCCCCGGTCGACGGTCACCCGCATCTCGTACGCGCTGCTCGCCCCCGTCGGGTCGAGCAGCGCGGCGCTGACCGTGGCGTCGTGCGGGCCGGTGGCGGCCACGCCGTCGATGCGGTAGCTGCGCACCGCCGGCCGGCCGCCGATCCCGGCGACGAAGTCTTCCCGCTCGACCCGGCTCCGGGTGTCGTTGCAGAGCTGGTCGTAGGCGCCGGCGATGTTGCCGGCCGCGAGCCGGGTGAGGAACGCGTCGGCCGCGAGCCGGGCGCCCTGCTCGGGCGCCCGCTGCCCGCGGAAGAGGAAGAAGCCGCCGACCACCAGGCCGG
This genomic interval from Asanoa ferruginea contains the following:
- a CDS encoding ABC-F family ATP-binding cassette domain-containing protein; translation: MITATGLELRAGSRILLSDTTLRVQPGDRIGLVGRNGAGKTTTLKVLAGEGTPYTGAVERTSVVGYLPQDPRTGDLEVTARDRVLSARGLDALLSEMNAVEAKLAEDPTDALVRRYGSLEERFASLGGYAAEAEAARICANLGLPDRVLAQTIGTLSGGQRRRIELARILFQDAGEEGTGILLLDEPTNHLDADSIVWLRGYMAAHKGGLIVISHDVSLLDAVVNKVWYLDANRSVVDSYNVGWKTYLEQRETDERRRRRERANAEKKAGALKAQADKMRAKATKAVAAQNMAKRAEKLLSGLEDQRVNDRVAKVRFPEPAPCGRTPLTAAGLSKSYGSLEIFTDVDVAVDKGSRVAILGLNGAGKTTLLRMLAGILTPDTGEVVAGHGLRLGYYAQEHETLDVDRTVLEHMRSAAADQTDGDLRRILGAFLFSGDDVSKPAGVLSGGEKTRLALATLVCSGANVLLLDEPTNNLDPISREQVLDAIARYPGAIVLVTHDPGAVLALKPDRAILLPDGDEDAWSDDLLELVELA
- the ypfJ gene encoding KPN_02809 family neutral zinc metallopeptidase yields the protein MELNERADVDTSQIEDRRGSGGGGGGGGRFPIPTSGGGIVGLIVTLIAVLVGGGFGVNAITSDEPADNGAIQQHCDAADKLEQLDCRNTLYVNSIQAWWTKRLPESFGEQYQPAPTVFFDQQVNTGCGAADSGVGPFYCPADHKVYIDLTFYQVLADQLGAKGEFAQPYVLAHEYGHHIQSLIGTEATMRRQQERDPGDANELSVKLELQADCYAGAWAKNATGTADADGDPIFKSITDQDIKEGLDTAAAIGDDTLQKQAGQQVNPDAFTHGTSAQRQQWFRTGYDGGDPKACDTFAK